The Bartonella birtlesii IBS 325 genome has a window encoding:
- the tatC gene encoding twin-arginine translocase subunit TatC, translated as MNVKKDDVDANIAPLLEHLIELRQRIISALIAFFIAFFLCFLVKDYILNFLIWPYQWAMKISGGNPENIRLQSTQVWETFLTKMKLSAFGAVILSFPYTAFQFYSFIAPGLYKNERMTFLPFLIGGPILFCLGGAFVYTLLAPIILWFSLSQQFLPDVHLRIEFIVRIADYLNFMTSFILIFGLIFQLPLVTSLLTKVGLLTSHSLVSKRKWAILISFIVAAIVTPSDFFTMFAVALPTIALYEISILIAYCIEKRKKSS; from the coding sequence ATGAATGTTAAGAAAGATGATGTTGATGCTAATATAGCTCCACTTTTAGAACATTTAATTGAACTTCGTCAGCGAATTATTTCTGCTCTTATTGCATTTTTTATAGCTTTTTTTTTGTGCTTTTTGGTCAAAGATTATATCTTAAATTTTTTAATATGGCCTTATCAATGGGCAATGAAAATATCAGGTGGGAATCCTGAGAATATCCGTTTGCAATCAACACAAGTATGGGAAACTTTTTTAACAAAGATGAAACTTTCTGCTTTTGGGGCAGTTATTTTATCTTTTCCTTATACGGCTTTTCAGTTTTATAGCTTTATCGCGCCAGGACTTTATAAAAATGAGCGTATGACTTTTTTGCCATTCCTTATAGGTGGACCGATTTTATTTTGTCTTGGAGGCGCATTTGTTTATACTCTGCTAGCGCCAATAATACTTTGGTTTAGCTTGTCTCAGCAATTTCTTCCAGATGTTCACTTAAGAATAGAGTTTATCGTCCGTATTGCCGACTATTTAAACTTTATGACATCATTTATTTTAATTTTTGGTTTGATTTTTCAATTGCCTCTTGTAACCAGTCTTTTAACGAAGGTTGGACTTTTAACTTCTCATAGTTTAGTATCTAAGCGGAAGTGGGCTATCCTCATTTCTTTTATAGTTGCAGCGATAGTAACTCCATCAGATTTTTTTACTATGTTTGCAGTGGCTTTACCAACGATAGCTCTTTACGAGATCTCAATTTTAATTGCTTACTGTATAGAAAAGAGAAAAAAATCCTCTTAA
- the nagZ gene encoding beta-N-acetylhexosaminidase, with the protein MSEIKAMIVGISGVVLSDAEKAFIIEHKPWAFILFIRNIGSADNLKALTISLRELSGRNDVFIFIDQEGGRVQRLLPPLAPRYPAAATLGQLYKRDQEKGIRAAWVMSRLHAFDLIKFGINANCLPVLDIPIRGAHAVIGTRAYAKEKKTVTALGRAAAQGLIDGGILPVMKHIPGHGRAFSDTHFELAHINAPLDILEKYDFMPFKDLADLPAAMTAHVIYEAIDGKAPATLSKKVIENVIRKKIGFDGLLMSDDVSMKALSGLSLSKNFSDLTRKVFAAGCDIILHCNGNLQEMCMIARMTPFLKGKALKRAYSAYTKISQSDKSDEIALREEFSSLLNFV; encoded by the coding sequence ATGTCAGAAATAAAAGCTATGATTGTTGGTATTTCCGGTGTTGTTTTAAGCGATGCAGAAAAAGCTTTCATCATAGAACATAAGCCTTGGGCTTTTATTCTGTTCATCCGCAATATAGGTTCGGCAGATAATCTCAAAGCACTTACCATATCTTTACGTGAGCTAAGTGGACGCAATGATGTTTTTATTTTTATTGATCAAGAGGGAGGAAGAGTACAACGTTTGCTTCCGCCTCTGGCTCCTCGCTATCCAGCGGCTGCAACATTGGGACAACTTTATAAAAGGGATCAAGAGAAGGGAATTCGTGCAGCATGGGTTATGTCTCGACTTCATGCTTTTGATTTAATAAAATTTGGTATTAATGCTAATTGTCTTCCTGTTTTAGATATTCCTATAAGAGGAGCACATGCTGTAATTGGAACACGTGCTTATGCAAAGGAGAAAAAAACAGTTACAGCTTTGGGGCGAGCTGCAGCTCAAGGGCTAATCGATGGGGGTATTTTACCAGTGATGAAACATATTCCAGGACATGGACGCGCATTTTCCGATACGCATTTTGAGCTAGCGCATATTAATGCACCACTTGATATTTTGGAAAAATATGATTTTATGCCTTTTAAAGATTTGGCTGATTTACCAGCTGCAATGACTGCACATGTTATCTACGAAGCAATTGATGGTAAGGCTCCTGCAACACTGTCTAAAAAAGTGATTGAAAATGTTATTCGTAAAAAGATAGGTTTTGATGGGCTTTTAATGTCAGATGATGTATCAATGAAAGCTCTTTCAGGACTCTCACTTTCGAAAAATTTTTCAGATTTAACACGTAAAGTTTTTGCAGCAGGTTGCGATATCATTCTTCATTGTAATGGTAATTTGCAAGAGATGTGCATGATCGCACGAATGACGCCATTTTTAAAAGGTAAAGCGTTAAAGCGTGCATATAGTGCTTACACAAAAATTTCGCAATCCGATAAATCCGATGAGATTGCTTTAAGAGAAGAATTTTCAAGCCTTTTGAATTTTGTTTAA
- the serS gene encoding serine--tRNA ligase, with protein sequence MLDIKWIREHPEKFDKALKNRGIEPQAERLIKLDLERRVHVAEVQSAQERRNAASKKIGQALATCDQKIAEDLRAEVEEIKAFLSSATAKEKQLTESIEKVLSALPNIPLDDVPKGKDESDNVVIRHFGTLPTFDFIPKEHFDLGQNLKQMDFERASRLSGARFTVLSGALARLERALGQFMLDVHVEEHGYTEVSIPLLVRDEIVYGAAQLPKFAEDLFRTTDGRWLISTAEVPLTNLVNNEILEISDLPLRFSSLTPCFRSEAGAAGRDTRGMLRQHQFWKVEMVSITTEEQSLMELERMTECAEDVLKRLDLPFRTVILSTGDMGFAARKTYDIEVWLPGQGCYREISSCSICGDFQGRRMNARYRKEGDKTLHFIHSLNGSGTAVGRCLIAILENYQQADGSIIVPDVLQPYMKDIRCITV encoded by the coding sequence ATGCTTGATATTAAGTGGATTCGTGAACATCCTGAAAAATTCGATAAAGCGCTGAAAAATAGAGGTATTGAACCGCAAGCAGAGAGATTAATAAAACTTGATCTTGAACGTCGGGTCCATGTAGCAGAAGTGCAATCGGCACAGGAGCGTCGCAATGCTGCTTCAAAAAAAATAGGACAAGCTTTAGCAACGTGTGATCAGAAAATAGCTGAAGATCTTAGAGCTGAAGTTGAAGAGATTAAAGCCTTCCTTTCTTCTGCTACAGCGAAAGAAAAGCAGTTGACAGAAAGCATTGAGAAGGTTCTTTCAGCACTTCCGAATATTCCATTAGATGATGTTCCAAAAGGTAAAGATGAAAGCGATAATGTTGTTATTCGACATTTTGGTACCCTCCCAACATTTGATTTTATACCAAAGGAACATTTTGATCTTGGTCAAAATCTTAAACAAATGGATTTTGAGCGAGCGAGTCGTTTATCAGGAGCACGTTTTACAGTGCTTTCAGGAGCATTGGCACGGCTTGAACGCGCATTGGGTCAATTTATGCTGGATGTACATGTTGAGGAACACGGTTATACAGAAGTCTCAATACCTCTCCTTGTTCGTGATGAAATTGTTTACGGAGCAGCTCAGCTACCAAAATTTGCTGAAGACCTTTTTCGTACAACAGATGGTCGATGGCTTATTTCTACAGCAGAAGTGCCATTAACAAATTTAGTAAACAATGAAATTCTTGAAATATCAGATTTACCATTGCGATTTTCTTCTTTAACACCTTGTTTTCGCTCAGAGGCGGGAGCTGCAGGCCGTGATACGCGCGGGATGTTGCGTCAGCACCAGTTTTGGAAGGTAGAAATGGTATCCATTACTACTGAAGAGCAATCTTTAATGGAACTAGAACGTATGACAGAATGTGCAGAAGATGTCTTGAAACGTCTTGATTTGCCTTTTCGCACGGTCATTCTTTCTACAGGCGATATGGGATTTGCTGCACGCAAAACCTATGACATTGAAGTTTGGCTTCCAGGCCAAGGATGTTATCGTGAAATTTCTAGCTGTTCAATTTGTGGAGATTTTCAAGGACGGCGCATGAATGCACGATATCGTAAAGAAGGTGATAAAACATTGCATTTTATTCATAGTCTTAACGGCTCTGGTACGGCTGTTGGGCGTTGTCTTATTGCGATTCTTGAGAATTATCAGCAAGCTGATGGATCAATTATTGTTCCAGATGTTTTACAACCTTATATGAAGGATATCCGTTGTATTACTGTCTAA
- a CDS encoding Mth938-like domain-containing protein — translation MFHAIQIREAHFPGRAPIDAYGNGGFRFADMSHKGSIICVPSGIYGIDMIGPIPTQENISRVLEEASEIEVLLIGTGIKLLQLPEELRTLLWEKRISSDTMSTGAAVRTFNVLLTENRAVAALLSAVE, via the coding sequence ATGTTTCATGCAATTCAAATTCGTGAAGCGCATTTTCCGGGGCGTGCGCCTATTGATGCTTATGGAAATGGTGGTTTTCGTTTTGCTGATATGTCACACAAAGGTTCTATTATTTGTGTACCATCAGGAATTTATGGTATCGATATGATAGGTCCTATTCCGACTCAAGAGAATATATCTCGTGTTTTAGAAGAAGCGTCTGAAATTGAAGTTTTGCTCATAGGAACTGGAATTAAATTGTTGCAATTACCTGAAGAGTTACGGACACTTTTATGGGAAAAGCGTATTTCATCAGATACAATGAGTACGGGAGCAGCGGTGCGTACATTTAATGTTTTATTGACTGAGAATCGAGCAGTTGCTGCATTATTGTCTGCCGTAGAATGA
- a CDS encoding twin-arginine translocase TatA/TatE family subunit → MGNILSPTHLIVVLLVILVLFGRGKVSELMGDVAKGIKAFKKNMKEEEDGIENKLKMADSSQTIDVKPQQSEPLLVKRAAVRRKTSSSSKRRKASATKKQHIK, encoded by the coding sequence ATGGGTAATATTTTGTCACCAACGCATTTAATTGTCGTTTTATTGGTCATTCTCGTCCTTTTTGGACGTGGCAAAGTTTCTGAATTAATGGGTGATGTTGCTAAGGGAATTAAAGCTTTCAAAAAGAATATGAAGGAAGAAGAAGATGGTATCGAGAATAAGCTTAAAATGGCAGATAGCTCTCAAACAATTGATGTTAAACCTCAACAATCTGAACCATTATTGGTAAAACGTGCAGCAGTACGCCGAAAAACTTCCTCTTCCTCTAAAAGAAGGAAAGCATCTGCTACTAAAAAACAACATATAAAATGA
- a CDS encoding phytoene/squalene synthase family protein, with protein sequence MIDSLPYYLDILRATDRDRYISVLFAPKKKRRALAALYAFNVEVSRVREIVHDPLIGEIRLRWWYNSIAHSKMQESKNNPILNDLFSAITLFNLPKTAFLRYCDAQILDLYHNPIETLHDLEFYWDETASIILQLSCQILDPDVTQDFTDICKHGGIAQGLSGVLRLLSFMQSRYQYYLPTDMLEAVGVDRKDLESHRINSEQQCHIIEAMLALSQDHYSKFHECTNILPKMLKPAFLPLAIIPASLQKARQLGAAVFQESATLSLLHRYWLITRTAIGGNFPKVL encoded by the coding sequence ATGATTGATTCTCTTCCTTATTATCTTGATATTTTACGTGCTACAGATCGTGATCGCTATATATCGGTTTTATTTGCACCTAAAAAAAAGCGCAGAGCATTGGCGGCTCTTTATGCTTTTAATGTAGAAGTTTCTCGTGTTCGCGAAATTGTACACGATCCACTTATCGGTGAGATACGATTACGCTGGTGGTATAATTCTATCGCGCATAGTAAAATGCAAGAAAGTAAAAATAATCCGATTTTGAATGACTTGTTTTCCGCAATAACACTTTTTAATCTACCAAAGACAGCTTTTTTACGTTATTGCGATGCGCAGATTTTAGATCTTTATCATAATCCAATAGAAACACTTCATGATCTTGAGTTTTATTGGGATGAAACAGCGAGTATCATTTTACAGCTTTCTTGTCAGATATTAGATCCTGATGTAACACAAGATTTTACAGATATCTGTAAACATGGGGGGATTGCTCAAGGATTAAGTGGTGTATTGCGTCTTTTATCATTCATGCAATCACGATACCAATATTATTTGCCTACTGATATGCTAGAAGCTGTTGGAGTGGATAGGAAGGATTTGGAGTCTCATCGTATTAATAGTGAACAACAATGCCATATTATTGAAGCTATGCTCGCATTATCACAAGACCATTATAGCAAATTTCACGAATGTACCAATATTCTGCCTAAAATGCTTAAGCCAGCATTTCTTCCATTAGCAATTATACCAGCATCCCTTCAAAAAGCACGACAGTTGGGGGCTGCAGTTTTTCAAGAAAGTGCAACTTTATCACTGCTTCACCGCTATTGGTTGATCACAAGGACAGCAATAGGCGGTAATTTCCCAAAGGTATTATAA
- the tatB gene encoding Sec-independent protein translocase protein TatB: protein MFGIDGPEFLVILLVLIVVVGPKDLPKMLKTMARAIAYVRSTANEFRYQFDDAMRQVEVDDFKKTLSDINDINLNKELTKTFNPPYDADRNIYSHSNIKTTYHKSEKIKKIRM, encoded by the coding sequence ATGTTTGGAATTGATGGGCCAGAGTTTCTTGTGATCTTACTTGTTCTCATCGTTGTTGTTGGACCAAAAGATTTACCTAAAATGCTAAAGACAATGGCAAGGGCAATCGCTTATGTACGTTCTACAGCGAATGAATTTCGTTACCAGTTTGATGATGCGATGAGGCAAGTTGAAGTTGATGATTTTAAAAAAACATTATCAGACATCAATGACATCAATCTGAATAAGGAGCTGACAAAGACTTTTAATCCCCCTTATGATGCAGATAGAAACATCTACAGTCATTCTAATATAAAAACAACATACCATAAATCAGAAAAAATAAAAAAAATTAGGATGTAA
- a CDS encoding protein-L-isoaspartate(D-aspartate) O-methyltransferase: protein MGKKGILRFREDLAGLVLKMRSKGIDDVRFFSAFEKIPRQQFVASTWFNSAYDNKVIPIECGEYIERLEEQLLILFALSLKKKHRVLEIGTGSGFCTALMACLSDRVTTIDRYKTLVDLACQKFQTLGLENITVRQIDGSGAVTGLGSFDRILIWPSRSDEPKEFLDLLAENGILIQAIGPDEGIQTVTRYMKTGSQFECLKIFQVRYQPFIKGIAEIL, encoded by the coding sequence ATGGGGAAAAAGGGTATTTTGCGATTTCGTGAGGATTTGGCTGGCCTTGTGCTGAAAATGCGCAGCAAAGGAATTGATGATGTTCGCTTTTTTTCGGCATTTGAAAAAATTCCACGTCAACAGTTTGTTGCGTCTACTTGGTTCAACAGTGCTTATGATAATAAAGTTATTCCTATTGAGTGTGGTGAATATATTGAGCGTTTGGAAGAGCAGCTTTTGATTCTTTTTGCGTTATCGTTGAAAAAAAAGCATCGTGTTTTAGAGATTGGTACAGGATCTGGTTTTTGTACTGCCCTTATGGCATGTCTGAGTGATCGTGTGACAACAATTGATCGTTATAAAACGCTTGTTGATTTGGCATGCCAGAAGTTTCAAACCTTAGGGCTTGAAAATATCACTGTACGACAGATTGATGGTAGCGGTGCGGTTACAGGTCTGGGATCATTTGATCGTATTCTTATTTGGCCGTCACGTTCTGATGAACCAAAAGAATTTTTAGATCTTTTAGCCGAAAATGGGATTCTCATTCAAGCTATAGGACCTGATGAAGGGATACAAACGGTGACGCGCTATATGAAAACTGGCAGTCAGTTTGAGTGTTTAAAAATATTTCAGGTGCGCTATCAACCTTTTATTAAAGGTATTGCAGAAATACTTTAA
- a CDS encoding peptidyl-prolyl cis-trans isomerase: protein MLDIIRNATNFWLFRICLAILLLCFILLWGIPQLHIKSERDLITSGKSTITVDDYRLALTDQSARLALSSHLGRMFTPNEMQQYQIPAFVFNQLQQNILFDEQVRKMKISLSKDAVARILSADNMFQTNSVFDQNLFRNYLQHLHLSENSFLDYYTQKEKRNQLIAASISGMKAPDFFYKALALYQGETRIADYLVINLKEKETISDPDQETLQKWFEIHKNEFSTPEYRTVSLLSMTSAEIIKPEDISADETRAYYTQNISRFITPEKRTIEELRFPTREAADNAAKKIADGLSFDALVKAENKTLDDIKKGPFTENELPSHLASEVFELKQGQTSTVINTIQGPVIIRVIYIEPSVSIPFEKVEKNIRQTLSQNRAVDIIRNNYAAIENARFEGASLKELADQYKLPLRTITIDKTGKTIEGAILTDLPQKDILLDALYKSSEGVDLDPLSLPAGGYLWYKVDKIIPARYRTLEEAKKDALSQWKSEEVQRLLDEKAQNTLKQLHEGKSLISLAHTLGIIKQTTPALRRQDSSEILGDEGVKALFSVPKDHYGIVKGPIITNRIVYQIKTVTIPKDITPQTLSSDIRTNIDMIMREDIKLEILQTANKEHPLKINSTNYHQIFNVLQ from the coding sequence ATGCTTGACATCATAAGAAATGCTACAAATTTTTGGCTTTTCAGAATTTGCCTTGCTATTTTGCTCTTGTGCTTCATTCTTTTGTGGGGGATACCACAATTACACATAAAGAGTGAAAGAGATCTTATTACTTCTGGAAAATCCACGATAACTGTTGATGACTATCGTCTTGCACTCACTGATCAAAGCGCGCGTTTAGCGCTCTCATCTCATCTTGGACGAATGTTTACACCAAATGAAATGCAGCAATATCAAATACCTGCTTTTGTTTTCAATCAATTACAACAAAATATACTGTTTGATGAACAGGTGCGTAAGATGAAAATTAGTCTTTCAAAAGACGCGGTAGCACGTATTCTTAGTGCTGATAATATGTTTCAAACAAACAGCGTCTTTGATCAAAATTTATTTCGTAACTATCTTCAGCATTTACATCTCAGCGAAAATAGTTTCCTTGATTATTACACTCAAAAAGAGAAACGGAATCAACTCATTGCAGCTTCAATATCCGGAATGAAAGCACCAGATTTCTTTTATAAAGCTCTCGCCCTTTATCAAGGAGAAACTCGTATCGCTGATTATCTTGTTATTAATCTAAAAGAGAAGGAAACAATTTCTGATCCTGATCAAGAAACATTGCAAAAATGGTTTGAAATCCATAAAAATGAATTTAGTACTCCGGAGTACCGTACTGTTTCTTTATTATCTATGACATCAGCTGAGATAATAAAACCCGAAGATATTTCAGCAGATGAGACAAGAGCTTATTATACACAAAATATATCCCGTTTTATAACTCCTGAAAAACGTACTATTGAAGAATTGCGATTCCCTACACGCGAAGCTGCCGATAATGCGGCAAAAAAAATAGCCGATGGATTGAGTTTTGATGCACTGGTTAAAGCTGAAAATAAAACTCTCGATGATATAAAAAAAGGGCCTTTTACAGAAAATGAACTTCCTAGCCATCTAGCGTCTGAGGTTTTTGAACTTAAACAAGGGCAAACCAGTACTGTAATCAATACTATACAAGGTCCTGTTATTATTCGCGTAATATATATTGAACCTTCGGTTTCTATTCCCTTTGAAAAAGTGGAAAAAAATATTCGTCAAACACTCTCTCAAAATCGTGCCGTGGACATTATACGTAATAATTATGCAGCAATCGAAAATGCACGTTTTGAGGGAGCTTCTCTTAAAGAGCTTGCTGACCAATATAAGTTACCTTTGCGTACAATTACCATTGATAAAACAGGAAAAACAATTGAGGGCGCAATACTTACAGATTTACCCCAGAAAGATATTCTACTGGATGCACTTTATAAATCAAGCGAAGGAGTCGATCTTGATCCCCTCTCTCTCCCAGCAGGTGGATACCTCTGGTATAAGGTAGATAAAATTATTCCTGCCCGCTATAGAACACTTGAAGAAGCTAAGAAAGATGCACTTTCTCAATGGAAAAGTGAAGAAGTCCAACGCCTTCTTGATGAAAAAGCCCAAAATACTCTCAAACAACTCCATGAAGGAAAAAGCCTTATTTCTCTTGCTCATACACTTGGTATCATAAAACAAACCACACCAGCCCTACGACGCCAAGACTCATCTGAAATTCTTGGAGATGAAGGTGTTAAAGCATTATTTTCTGTGCCTAAAGATCATTACGGTATAGTAAAAGGCCCGATTATAACAAATCGTATCGTTTATCAAATAAAGACTGTAACCATACCTAAAGATATTACACCTCAGACTCTTTCATCTGATATCCGTACCAACATTGATATGATAATGAGAGAAGATATTAAGCTAGAAATACTACAAACTGCTAATAAAGAACATCCTTTGAAAATTAATAGTACGAACTATCATCAAATCTTCAATGTTCTTCAATAA
- the tpiA gene encoding triose-phosphate isomerase, translating to MSPNVRPFIAGNWKMNGTGESLRELHTIAAGISSDLGHLLEALICVPATLLSRAADILGGGSLLLGGQNCHFDVYGPYTGDISAFMLKEAGASHVIIGHSERRTVYQESNAIVCSKVQAAWRAGLVAIVCIGETLAERQSNKILDVLKRQLEESLPDGAKAENVIIAYEPVWAIGTGNTATSADVAEVHNFIRNEMHSRFGNEGDKMRLLYGGSVKPSNAFELLSIDHVNGALVGGASLKAVDFLTICDVYRKL from the coding sequence ATGTCTCCAAATGTTCGGCCTTTTATTGCTGGAAATTGGAAAATGAATGGTACTGGTGAATCGCTTAGAGAATTGCATACCATTGCTGCCGGCATTAGTTCTGATTTAGGTCATTTATTAGAAGCACTTATTTGTGTTCCAGCAACACTTTTATCACGTGCCGCTGATATATTAGGTGGTGGAAGCCTTCTTTTAGGAGGACAAAATTGTCATTTTGATGTTTATGGTCCTTATACTGGAGATATTTCAGCTTTTATGCTGAAAGAAGCAGGAGCAAGCCATGTCATTATTGGGCATTCAGAACGTCGCACAGTTTACCAGGAAAGTAATGCAATTGTTTGTTCTAAAGTGCAAGCAGCATGGCGAGCAGGTCTTGTTGCGATTGTTTGTATTGGTGAAACATTGGCAGAACGCCAAAGTAATAAGATTCTGGATGTTCTCAAACGACAGCTTGAGGAGTCTTTACCAGATGGTGCAAAAGCAGAAAATGTTATTATCGCTTATGAGCCTGTATGGGCTATAGGCACAGGAAATACGGCTACTTCAGCAGATGTTGCAGAAGTGCATAATTTCATTCGTAATGAAATGCACTCTCGTTTTGGTAATGAAGGGGATAAGATGCGATTGCTTTATGGTGGATCAGTAAAACCATCCAATGCATTTGAGCTTTTGAGCATTGATCACGTGAATGGTGCTTTGGTAGGTGGAGCAAGCTTAAAAGCGGTTGATTTTTTAACTATTTGTGATGTTTATCGTAAATTATAA
- the yajC gene encoding preprotein translocase subunit YajC, whose translation MFITNAYAQVTSGVSNGNTLVGFVPLILIFVIMYFFIIRPQRAQMKKRQEMLNAVRRGDTVITGGGIIGKVTRVYDESGELEVEISDDIRVRVLRSTLADVRVKGEPISEKKSKLNTKTKVPQKSKTTTKGNISASKDKEKRTISKEKES comes from the coding sequence ATGTTTATTACGAACGCTTATGCTCAAGTTACAAGTGGTGTTTCCAATGGGAATACACTTGTTGGCTTTGTTCCGTTAATTTTGATTTTTGTAATTATGTATTTTTTTATAATTCGCCCACAGCGCGCGCAAATGAAAAAGCGGCAAGAGATGCTTAACGCTGTACGCCGTGGTGATACAGTTATAACAGGTGGCGGTATTATTGGCAAAGTCACAAGAGTTTACGATGAAAGTGGTGAATTAGAGGTGGAAATTAGTGATGATATTCGTGTTCGTGTTCTTCGCTCAACATTAGCTGATGTTCGTGTTAAAGGCGAGCCCATTTCAGAAAAAAAATCAAAACTTAATACTAAAACAAAAGTACCACAAAAATCTAAAACTACAACCAAGGGAAATATCAGTGCATCTAAAGATAAAGAAAAAAGAACTATATCAAAGGAAAAGGAATCTTAA
- a CDS encoding M23 family metallopeptidase, with amino-acid sequence MCVKVLSNIFRRKFQKIAFLAMITIFAGCSSGTQRFTNIFSHHTKSPHSNASTTMPADSQMLSYGGVIQSTELPPVASNDDSWTNNNTAYNSSQQDGSPSPDSRIMGTPPRNLGTLSHSQMDNAPIFRRNSYIVQSGDTLLSIARQIGVSVEALKLANGIGNNSIYIGQVLMVPKKGLRATSNIYNDNRKTSVKESSFPSQVTSSTSYKKISPVYKAPVKTLPPAKIDSSTIEKNSSRKMKQLNYETGLSDTITNTDNIVTPQATGISKMRWPVRGRLLSQFGQKKGTATNRGIDIAVPEGSSVKAAENGVVIYASDGLKELGNVVMIRHEDNVITIYGCNSKLVVNKGQRIRRGDEIAKSGVSGNVKTPRVYFEVRKNSLPVDPIKYLEN; translated from the coding sequence ATGTGTGTAAAAGTTTTGAGTAATATTTTTCGGCGTAAATTTCAGAAAATAGCTTTTCTAGCAATGATAACAATTTTTGCAGGGTGTAGTTCCGGTACACAGCGCTTTACGAATATTTTCTCTCATCATACGAAGTCACCGCATTCCAATGCATCTACGACTATGCCTGCAGATTCACAAATGTTATCATATGGTGGCGTGATACAAAGCACTGAATTGCCTCCTGTGGCTTCGAATGATGATTCATGGACGAACAATAACACTGCATATAATTCTTCACAACAAGATGGATCGCCGTCTCCTGATAGTCGTATTATGGGAACACCACCACGCAATCTTGGAACGCTTTCCCATTCACAAATGGATAATGCTCCTATTTTTCGGCGAAATTCTTATATTGTTCAAAGTGGAGATACATTGTTAAGCATTGCACGGCAAATAGGAGTGAGTGTTGAAGCGTTAAAATTAGCAAATGGTATAGGCAATAATTCCATTTATATTGGCCAGGTACTTATGGTTCCCAAAAAGGGTTTACGAGCAACTTCAAATATTTATAATGATAATAGAAAGACATCAGTAAAAGAATCTTCATTTCCATCTCAAGTGACGTCTTCCACAAGTTACAAGAAGATTTCACCTGTATATAAAGCACCTGTAAAAACTCTTCCCCCTGCAAAGATAGACAGTTCAACTATTGAGAAGAATTCTTCTCGAAAGATGAAACAATTAAATTATGAAACTGGTTTGTCAGATACTATTACGAATACGGATAATATTGTTACTCCGCAAGCCACGGGAATTTCTAAAATGCGTTGGCCAGTACGAGGGCGTTTATTGAGCCAGTTTGGACAGAAAAAAGGAACAGCAACTAATCGAGGAATAGACATTGCTGTGCCTGAAGGTTCGTCGGTAAAAGCAGCGGAAAATGGTGTCGTTATCTATGCGAGTGATGGGTTAAAAGAGCTTGGCAATGTTGTTATGATTCGACATGAAGACAATGTTATTACTATTTATGGATGTAACAGTAAGCTTGTTGTTAACAAGGGACAAAGGATACGTCGTGGTGATGAGATCGCTAAATCCGGTGTTTCAGGAAATGTTAAAACGCCACGTGTTTATTTTGAAGTACGTAAGAATTCGTTACCTGTCGATCCGATCAAATATTTAGAAAATTAA